Proteins from a single region of Pseudarthrobacter sp. NIBRBAC000502772:
- a CDS encoding ABC transporter substrate-binding protein: protein MRFTRTSKALGMVAIAALALTGCGAGGGSNDGASQSAGDPNKVITAYSNEPQNPLLPANTNEVYGGRVVELLFEGLRSYDADGKPVNSLAESIESPDAQNWTIKIKQGQKFTNGEAITAKTFVDSWNFAANSKNLQNNGFFFESIEGYADVSAVTTETAADGKKTTTPAPTAETMSGLTATDDSTLTVKLAQPEADWSLRLGYSAFFPLPSAALADPKTFGENPVGNGPYKFEKTGSWVHDQSISLVKNADYKGPRESKNGGVTFKFYTDPGPAYTDLQGNNLDVTDVLPSNALKTYVTDFQDRNATKAVATNSTLNIPGYNPNFQGEAGKLRRQALSYAINREEIAKVVFNGTRTPAKAFAPPVIDGFKEGLKGSEILKFDAAKAKDLWAQADKIQPYDASKPLQIASNTDGGNKEWIDAVANGFKNNLGIQAEIQPFAKFAEVLNLRKSQSLPGLSRAGWQGDYPSLYNFLGPVWATGASSNYEKYSNPKFDKLLQEGLAAKTTDEANAKFNEAQEVLFEDLPGLPLWDQAKPIVWSENVVKAETGWNGGILYYNITAK, encoded by the coding sequence ATGCGTTTCACGCGCACTTCCAAAGCACTCGGCATGGTGGCGATCGCTGCCCTTGCCCTGACAGGCTGCGGCGCTGGAGGCGGCAGCAATGACGGTGCCAGCCAGTCGGCCGGCGATCCCAACAAGGTGATCACCGCGTACAGCAACGAACCACAGAACCCGTTGCTGCCGGCAAATACGAACGAAGTTTATGGCGGCCGCGTTGTCGAGCTGCTGTTCGAAGGCCTTCGCAGCTACGACGCCGACGGCAAGCCGGTCAACTCGCTTGCAGAGTCCATTGAGTCGCCCGACGCCCAGAACTGGACGATCAAGATCAAGCAGGGCCAGAAGTTCACGAACGGCGAAGCGATCACCGCCAAGACGTTCGTTGATTCCTGGAACTTCGCGGCGAACTCCAAGAACCTGCAGAACAACGGGTTCTTCTTCGAGTCCATCGAAGGCTATGCAGATGTCTCGGCCGTGACCACCGAAACAGCGGCCGATGGCAAGAAGACCACCACGCCGGCGCCCACCGCGGAAACGATGTCGGGTCTGACAGCTACAGACGATTCGACCCTCACGGTGAAGCTCGCACAGCCGGAAGCTGACTGGTCGCTCCGCCTTGGCTACTCAGCATTCTTCCCGCTGCCGTCCGCAGCGTTGGCGGATCCGAAGACTTTCGGCGAAAACCCGGTAGGTAACGGTCCGTACAAGTTCGAAAAGACCGGCTCCTGGGTACACGACCAGTCGATCTCCCTCGTCAAGAACGCCGACTACAAGGGTCCCCGCGAATCGAAGAACGGCGGCGTGACCTTCAAGTTCTACACCGATCCGGGCCCCGCATACACGGACCTTCAGGGCAACAACCTGGACGTCACCGACGTACTGCCGTCCAACGCACTGAAGACCTACGTCACGGACTTCCAGGACCGCAACGCCACCAAGGCCGTGGCCACCAACTCCACCCTGAACATCCCGGGTTACAACCCGAACTTCCAGGGTGAAGCCGGCAAGCTGCGCCGCCAGGCACTGTCCTACGCCATCAACCGCGAAGAGATCGCCAAGGTGGTCTTCAACGGCACCCGCACCCCGGCCAAGGCCTTTGCCCCGCCGGTCATCGATGGCTTCAAGGAAGGCCTTAAGGGCAGCGAAATCCTCAAGTTCGATGCTGCCAAGGCCAAGGACCTCTGGGCGCAGGCTGACAAGATCCAGCCGTACGACGCCTCCAAGCCGCTGCAGATTGCCTCCAACACCGATGGTGGCAACAAGGAATGGATTGACGCCGTGGCCAACGGCTTCAAGAACAACCTCGGCATCCAGGCCGAAATCCAGCCCTTCGCCAAGTTCGCTGAAGTACTGAACCTGCGCAAGTCCCAGTCCCTCCCGGGCCTGAGCCGCGCCGGCTGGCAGGGCGACTACCCGTCGCTCTACAACTTCCTCGGACCGGTCTGGGCAACGGGCGCTTCCTCCAACTACGAGAAGTACTCGAACCCTAAGTTCGACAAGCTGCTCCAGGAAGGGCTTGCCGCCAAGACTACGGATGAGGCCAATGCCAAGTTCAACGAGGCCCAGGAAGTGCTCTTCGAGGACCTTCCCGGACTGCCGCTCTGGGAC